Proteins from a genomic interval of Rhizobium rhododendri:
- a CDS encoding CMD domain protein codes for MTSSTPDVIDLLTRISSGSKIDRIRSERPETRANAQKSYLELFEPTEPGDVSRTERLTVAAFVAGLHRADAVADFYASGLAEIPGGASLLGAIKAEVEKGRTQGPYGRFPSGPLSAEDKPGPAFAISEFNAVTLGKTLTAALQHSHLLVFRPREAGPAALQRLLDAGWSTTAIVTLSQIVAFLAFQIRVVGGLTALAAAGTKRLAAPNTTATVNT; via the coding sequence ATGACATCGTCAACACCTGACGTCATCGACCTCCTGACCAGAATAAGCTCCGGGTCCAAGATTGATCGCATTCGCAGCGAGCGACCTGAAACACGCGCCAATGCCCAGAAGAGCTATCTAGAGCTGTTCGAGCCAACCGAGCCGGGCGATGTCAGTCGGACTGAGCGCCTGACGGTGGCCGCCTTCGTCGCGGGGCTGCATCGAGCCGATGCGGTGGCGGACTTCTATGCCTCGGGCCTGGCCGAGATTCCTGGCGGCGCGTCGCTTCTCGGCGCCATCAAGGCCGAGGTTGAAAAGGGACGGACGCAAGGGCCTTACGGACGCTTCCCGAGCGGGCCGCTTTCGGCGGAGGACAAGCCGGGGCCGGCCTTCGCCATCTCAGAATTCAACGCCGTGACGCTTGGCAAGACGCTGACGGCAGCGCTGCAGCACAGCCATCTGCTGGTGTTCCGGCCGCGCGAGGCCGGCCCCGCGGCGTTGCAGAGGCTGCTGGATGCCGGCTGGAGCACGACGGCCATCGTCACACTGTCGCAGATCGTCGCCTTCCTGGCCTTCCAGATCCGCGTGGTTGGCGGTCTGACCGCCTTGGCCGCTGCCGGCACCAAGCGACTGGCTGCTCCAAACACGACGGCAACCGTGAACACGTAG
- a CDS encoding alkylhydroperoxidase domain protein, producing MTETIIHTDIDNRPNAFTQAEIGWTPWLQPLEEADLTERHWAGLVDAARAKSSYFMLLARDPDILGARTKADKDIFYNTRSGLPRAERELSAAAASRSNGCIFCASVHARFASHFSRRTEDVQRLLDEGTDADLGSRWNAIVAASVALTATPSVFGAAEIERLRTEGLDNLEISDVIHGAAFFNWANRLMLSLGEPTPAA from the coding sequence TTGACCGAGACGATCATCCACACCGATATCGACAATCGCCCGAACGCCTTTACCCAGGCCGAGATCGGCTGGACACCCTGGCTTCAGCCATTGGAAGAGGCCGACCTGACCGAACGGCATTGGGCCGGCCTCGTCGATGCGGCCCGCGCGAAATCAAGTTATTTCATGCTGCTTGCCCGTGATCCCGACATCTTGGGCGCCCGCACCAAGGCGGACAAAGACATTTTCTACAACACCAGGTCCGGCTTGCCGCGCGCCGAGCGCGAACTATCCGCCGCCGCCGCATCGCGCTCCAATGGCTGCATCTTCTGCGCCTCGGTGCATGCCCGTTTTGCCTCGCATTTTTCCAGGCGAACGGAGGATGTGCAGCGGCTTCTCGATGAGGGCACCGATGCCGATCTCGGCAGCCGCTGGAATGCCATCGTCGCCGCCTCCGTGGCGCTGACGGCCACGCCCTCCGTTTTTGGAGCTGCCGAAATTGAGCGCTTGCGGACCGAGGGGCTGGACAATCTGGAAATTTCCGACGTCATCCATGGCGCAGCATTCTTCAACTGGGCCAACCGCTTGATGCTGTCGCTCGGAGAGCCAACGCCTGCGGCCTGA